A section of the Roseivirga sp. BDSF3-8 genome encodes:
- a CDS encoding tyrosine-type recombinase/integrase: MTFAKAQEYFLDHCQFEKNLSAKTLEFYAIDLRQFQSFLKNYKSDSQIGKIDKYVLKDYLKYIAHFKPKTVKRKLATLKAFFNFLEFEDIIMVNPFRKLRVKIKEPRRLPNLMSTHEVQKIFKAAYTAKEATTSDGDYLTKLRDIAVLELLFATGIRVSELCDLKDKNINLQNGVITINGKGSKERLIQVCNPGVLRILCEYRRYFEEQIEQSGYFFINRLDRRLSDQSIRRLIRGYTQLAAIDKNITPHTFRHTFATLLLEEDVDIKYIQHFLGHSSIATTQIYTHVNSAKQQQILSTKHPRNGFEFGSCSDSQ, translated from the coding sequence ATGACCTTTGCAAAAGCACAAGAATACTTCCTGGATCACTGTCAGTTTGAAAAAAACCTTTCGGCTAAGACGCTTGAATTTTATGCCATCGATCTCAGGCAATTTCAATCCTTTTTGAAGAACTACAAATCAGATAGTCAGATTGGGAAAATAGACAAATACGTCCTGAAAGATTATTTGAAGTACATAGCCCATTTTAAACCCAAGACGGTCAAACGCAAATTGGCCACTCTTAAAGCATTTTTCAATTTCCTGGAGTTTGAAGATATAATTATGGTTAACCCTTTTCGCAAACTTCGGGTAAAAATTAAGGAACCCAGGAGGCTACCTAATCTAATGAGTACCCACGAAGTTCAAAAGATCTTCAAAGCAGCTTACACTGCTAAGGAGGCGACTACATCAGATGGTGACTATTTAACTAAACTCAGGGACATTGCAGTATTGGAATTACTATTTGCAACGGGAATTCGAGTATCTGAACTTTGTGATTTAAAGGATAAGAACATTAACCTCCAAAACGGGGTGATAACTATTAATGGAAAAGGCAGTAAGGAAAGATTAATTCAAGTGTGTAATCCTGGTGTGCTTAGAATTCTATGTGAATACCGGCGGTACTTTGAAGAGCAGATAGAGCAAAGCGGCTATTTTTTCATTAACAGGTTAGATAGGAGGCTATCCGACCAATCTATTCGCAGGCTTATCAGAGGTTATACTCAATTGGCGGCTATCGACAAAAATATTACTCCTCATACGTTTAGGCACACTTTCGCTACCCTGCTTTTGGAGGAGGATGTGGATATTAAATATATCCAGCACTTTTTAGGGCACAGCTCTATCGCTACTACACAGATTTACACTCACGTTAACAGTGCCAAGCAGCAACAAATCTTGAGCACAAAGCACCCCAGGAACGGCTTTGAGTTTGGATCGTGCTCGGATTCCCAATAA